A stretch of Ipomoea triloba cultivar NCNSP0323 chromosome 13, ASM357664v1 DNA encodes these proteins:
- the LOC116002176 gene encoding receptor-like cytosolic serine/threonine-protein kinase RBK2: MGNTESSASPTPCEGTGEAAEENEEVIIEIEPKLLFCTSISLSAEEMQCLNLEENPVDKDPNREINEEINSIVEDVNDHNKATLATIGEDDELEFCEEGHTDRMLSEASGKQPETERSATSKFGFFHTVLTNADGKTHAQLYGFFRKLKKGPAGMNLPGMSLHTFHPTIPSLNSIRIFSKKTRKPMLPSQMDHVDLVPLPSQIDVNLVPQSSQIDVDLDDSQLDVNLVPHFLGTSWKNYSLSELQKATDNFNSEYIIGKGGYSEVYKGNLDDGGLVAIKKLTRGSPEEMTADYLSELGILVHVSHPNIASVIGYGVEGGMFLVLPLSPHGSLATLLNGEQNHKLDWSSRYKIALGTAAGLAYLHEECQRRIIHRDIKAANVLLSQDFEAQISDFGLAKWLPDKWSHLTVSQFEGTFGYLPPEFFMHGIVDEKTDVYAFGVLLLEIITGRPALDEANNSVVMWAKPLLLTKSYNELADPVLGGDYDLEQMNRMAMVASLCLQQSATDRPSMSKVERMLRGEETIRVDSKKFQNRPSTLRAFPLELLDDDSLFDSPVGGDDDSPKSSSDTPKSSNATTPKSAIDPNDEMIDPNEIIHEVTWEQ, translated from the exons ATGGGAAATACTGAATCTTCAGCTTCTCCAACTCcatg TGAGGGCACCGGCGAAGCTGctgaagaaaatgaagaagttATCATTGAGATTGAACCCAAACTACTATTCTGCACTTCCATATCCCTCTCTGCGGAAG AGATGCAATGCCTAAACCTGGAGGAGAATCCTGTAGATAAAGATCCTAATAGAGAAATCAATGAAGAGATAAATTCAATTGTAGAAGATGTCAACGATCACAACAAGGCAACTTTAGCAACCATTGGGGAGGATGATGAATTAGAGTTTTGCGAGGAGGGGCATACAGACAGGATGTTGAGTGAAGCTAGCGGGAAACAGCCAGAGACTGAAAGATCAGCTACTTCAAAGTTTGGATTTTTCCATACCGTGCTTACTAATGCAGATGGGAAAACTCATGCCCAATTGTATGGGTTCTTTAGGAAACTGAAAAAAGGACCCGCGGGGATGAACTTACCGGGAATGAGCTTACATACATTCCATCCTACTATTCCCTCTCTAAACTCCATAAGGATATTCTCCAAAAAAACTAGGAAACCTATGCTGCCATCTCAAATGGATCATGTCGATCTCGTTCCTCTGCCATCTCAAATCGATGTCAATCTCGTTCCTCAGTCATCTCAAATTGACGTCGATCTGGATGATTCTCAACTTGACGTCAATCTTGTTCCTCATTTCCTCGGGACATCCTGGAAGAATTACTCCCTCTCCGAGCTCCAGAAAGCTACAGACAACTTTAACAGTG aGTATATCATCGGGAAGGGAGGCTATTCCGAAGTTTACAAGGGAAACTTGGATGATGGAGGGTTAGTGGCGATTAAAAAGCTAACCAGGGGAAGCCCCGAGGAGATGACAGCGGACTACTTATCGGAGCTTGGAATTTTGGTACATGTCAGTCACCCCAACATTGCTAGTGTTATTGGCTACGGAGTCGAAGGGGGAATGTTCCTTGTTCTGCCTTTGTCTCCTCATGGGAGCTTAGCAACTCTTCTGAATG GTGAGCAGAACCACAAACTAGATTGGAGCAGTAGGTATAAAATCGCTTTAGGCACTGCTGCAGGCCTTGCATATCTTCACGAGGAGTGTCAACGCAGAATTATACATCGAGATATCAAGGCTGCTAATGTTTTGCTGTCACAAGATTTCGAGGCTCAG ATATCTGATTTTGGGCTCGCAAAATGGCTCCCCGATAAGTGGAGTCACCTCACTGTATCTCAGTTTGAAGGCACATTCGG ATACCTCCCTCCAGAATTCTTCATGCATGGAATTGTTGATGAAAAAACCGACGTCTATGCCTTTGGAGTGTTGCTGTTGGAGATTATTACTGGACGCCCCGCTCTAGACGAAGCTAATAACAGTGTTGTGATGTGG GCTAAACCTTTGCTACTCACGAAAAGTTATAATGAATTGGCCGATCCAGTCCTGGGAGGTGACTATGATTTGGAGCAAATGAATCGTATGGCGATGGTAGCTTCGTTGTGCTTACAGCAGTCTGCCACGGACCGACCTTCAATGAGCAAG GTTGAAAGAATGCTGAGAGGTGAGGAGACCATCAGAGTGGACAGCAAGAAGTTCCAAAACAGGCCTTCTACTCTAAGGGCATTCCCACTAGAGCTGCTCGACGACGACTCCTTGTTCGACTCGCCAGTCGGGGGCGATGATGATTCGCCCAAGAGCTCGAGCGACACCCCCAAGAGCTCCAACGCCACCACGCCCAAGAGCGCGATTGACCCCAACGACGAGATGATCGATCCCAACGAGATAATCCACGAGGTTACATGGGAACAATAG
- the LOC116002544 gene encoding uncharacterized protein LOC116002544 — protein MGTEILRPQDCLGERVNPFHRRKNGYAVGGGGAFYPRNNRKQVVRSEKKRFNAAAAAEAVPAGPKKSPSAENLRHGGAGGWKHAELLMGRVTILRRGESMGSLNSKIHRDNKAAPPPNGGSGDGAGDVAGDDLVVVGIRRLGPEQPVMIPKQIRVSRSSGDVYAGSGFSNSPSPRSLPLPSFFNNANKKQDGSDTTSFDDSATRDLRRLLRLE, from the coding sequence ATGGGAACGGAGATTCTTAGACCGCAGGATTGTTTGGGTGAGAGGGTGAACCCGTTTCATCGCCGGAAAAATGGGTACGCCGTCGGTGGGGGCGGGGCGTTTTACCCCCGTAATAATAGGAAACAGGTGGTTAGGTCGGAGAAGAAGAGATTCaacgcggcggcggcggcggaggccgTGCCGGCGGGTCCCAAGAAATCGCCCAGCGCCGAGAATTTGAGACACGGCGGCGCCGGCGGTTGGAAGCACGCCGAGCTATTGATGGGGCGCGTGACGATCTTGCGGCGGGGGGAGTCGATGGGCTCCCTCAACTCGAAGATCCACCGTGACAACAAGGCGGCGCCGCCGCCGAATGGTGGCTCCGGCGACGGTGCCGGCGATGTCGCCGGCGACGATTTGGTGGTCGTCGGGATCCGGAGACTGGGCCCGGAGCAGCCGGTCATGATTCCCAAGCAGATCCGCGTCAGCCGCTCCTCCGGCGACGTGTACGCCGGCTCCGGCTTCTCCAACTCGCCGTCGCCGAGATCTCTGCCTTTGCCTTCATTCTTCAACAACGCTAACAAGAAGCAAGACGGGTCGGACACGACGTCGTTTGACGACTCGGCAACCCGAGACTTGAGACGGTTGCTCCGACTCGAATAG